The following proteins are encoded in a genomic region of Magallana gigas chromosome 1, xbMagGiga1.1, whole genome shotgun sequence:
- the LOC109619948 gene encoding uncharacterized protein produces MDVDLDTIESLLPSGNRLNTSAEVEEFQDSLDDDSKKKLIHAMASLQGGEHAGEICRAGMRSIMTNNCMSQLSGTGQKGKIAFIGTPLYKIILSAARKALKKTIPFKTIKREVLDILRFAPYLPINYAKKKRGKKSNPKEGEFPPDSE; encoded by the exons ATGGACGTTGATTTGGATACTATTGAAAGTCTGTTACCTTCTGGTAACAGACTGAATACTTCAGCAGAAGTTGAAGAATTCCAGGATTCTCTAGATGACGACTCAAAGAAGAAATTG ATCCATGCCATGGCCTCTCTCCAGGGTGGAGAGCATGCTGGAGAGATTTGCAGAGCAGGTATGCGAAGTATCATGACAAATAACTGCATGAGCCAATTAAGTGGAACCggacaaaaaggaaaaattgcTTTTATTGGCACACCCCTCTACAAAATCATCCTTT CTGCTGCTCGCAAAGCATTGAAGAAAACCATCCCGTTTAAGACAATTAAACGAGAAGTCTTGGACATTTTGAGATTTGCTCCATATCTTCCTATCAATTATGCTAAA aaaaagcgTGGAAAGAAATCAAATCCAAAAGAAGGCGAATTCCCACCAGACTCTGAATAA